From the genome of Sinanaerobacter sp. ZZT-01:
ACGGATGATATGAATTTTACGGTTGAAACGGTCTCCTGTCTGGGAACCTGTGGATTAGCTCCCGTTCTTACGGTAAACGATAAAGTATATCCAGCCATGACCCCGGAAAAAACAAGAGAATTATTAAAGCACTTAAAAGAGGAGGTCAACGAATGAAAATTCCATCATTGGCTGCCTTCCAAAAAAGGCAAATGGATTGTGCGAAAGCCTTGAAGCTAGAGCACAAAAAAATATTAGTTTGCGGTGGTACCGGCTGTGTTGCCGGAGGTTCCTTAGATATCTATGCAGCTTTCCAAGAAATCATTAAAAAAGGAAATTTTTCTTTTGTCGATGTTCAGCTTGAAAAAGAAGAAAAGCCGCATGTATCGGTTAAGAAGAGCGGTTGTCACGGATTCTGCGAAATGGGTCCTTTGGTACGTATTGAACCCTATGGCATTCTATATGTAAAGGTGACCAAAGAAGATGTAGCAGAAATTTTCCAAGAAACCATTCTGAAAGGAAAACCGGTAAAGCGCCTCCTCTACCATTTTAATGGTAAAAACCACACAACAGAAAAAGACATTCCGTTTTATAAAAAACAAAGAAGAGAAGTCTTACAGCACTGCGGACTCATCGATGCCGAATCGATTGAGGAATACATTGGCATTGGTGGCTACACAGCATTTACAAAAGCTCTATTCCAAATGAGCAGTGACGAAGTGATTGAAGAGGTCGTTCTCTCAAAGCTTAGAGGAAGAGGCGGCGGCGGATTTCCAACCGGAAAAAAATGGATGCAGGTAGCTCGTCAGAAAGAAACGACTCGTTATGTCGTCTGTAATGGGGATGAAGGAGATCCTGGCGCCTTCATGGACAGAAGCGTTATGGAGGGCGATCCGCACAGAATGTTGGAAGGTATGCTTATCGCTGCGGTTGCCGTACGTGCTACGGAGGGCTTTATCTATGTGCGTGCTGAATATCCTTTGGCTGTTACACGTCTTCGAAATGCAATTGAGCAGGCCAGAGAATGGGGCTTATTAGGTAAAAATATTTTAGGTTCTGATTTTAGTTTTGATATTAAGATTAACCAAGGTGCAGGTGCGTTTGTCTGCGGTGAAGGAAGTGCGTTGACAGCCTCTATTGAAGGAGACCGTGGAATGCCACGTGTAAAACCTCCAAGAACGGTTGAACAAGGACTGTTCAGCAAGCCAACCATATTAAATAATGTAGAAACTTTTGCAAACTTACCAAGTATTATACTGAATGGGAACGAATGGTTCCGCTCAATGGGTACACCAAGCAGTCCGGGAACAAAAGCATTTGCCTTAACCGGAAATGTAAACAACACGGGCCTGATAGAAGTTCCTATGGGCACCAATTTAAAAGAAATCATCTATGAGATTGGCGGCGGTATTAAAAACGGAAAAGATTTTAAAGCCGTTCAAATCGGCGGTCCGTCCGGTGGATGTCTATGTCTTGACAAGGAACATCTCGATCTTCCTCTTGATTTTGATTCCTTGAAATCAGCCGGTGCAATGATTGGTTCTGGCGGACTTGTTGTTATGGACAGTGATACTTGCATGGTCGAGGTTGCGCGTTTCTTCATGAGTTTCACACAAAGGGAGTCTTGTGGGAAATGTGTTCCATGCAGAGAAGGTACGCTTCGTATGCTGAATATTTTAGAGAATATTACAAAGGGAAAAGGAACGCTGGAGGACCTTGATCTCCTAGAAGAATTGGCAGAAACAATTACAGATACCGCACTTTGCGGACTTGGAAAAACCGCTTCGCTTCCGGTGATCAGTACCTTAAAGTATTTCCGCGACGAATATCTGGCTCACATTGTGGATAAAAAATGTCCGACAAAAACCTGCAAATCTCTTTCCTCCTATGTTATCGTAGCCGATAAATGCAAGGGCTGTTCTAAATGTTCGAGGGGCTGTCCGGTTAATGCAATCAGTGGCACCATTAAGGAGCCATTCGTCATTGACCAAGCGAAGTGCATAAAATGTGGTGCTTGTAAAGACGCTTGCAGCTTTGCGGCCATTGAGGAGGTATAGACAATGAATACAATTGCAACAACAAACCACGATGAATTTATGTGGATTGATGGCCTAAAAGTAAAACTTGAGGGCGAAAAAAATATATTAAAGGTTATTCGAAAAACCGGAATTCACCTTCCAACCTTCTGTTATCACTCTTCTCTAAGTACTTATGGTGCTTGCCGTATGTGTGTGGTAGAAGATGAAAGAGGCACAGTTATGGCTGCATGCTCTACTCTACCAAAAAACGGAATGTCTATTAAGACAAATACAAAAAAATTATTGAAGCATAGACGAATGATTCTGGAGCTTATTTTGGCAAACCATTGCAGAGACTGTACAGTCTGTGAAAAAAACGATGACTGTGAACTTCGCTCTCTTGCAGCCCGTTTAGGGGTGAAGCACATTCGTTTTGATAATAACCGTGAGATACATCCTGTTGATCAATCGAGTCCTTCTATCATTCGTGATCCGAGCAAATGTATTTTATGCGGTGACTGTGTGCGTGTATGTTCCGAAACACAAGGCATGGGTATCTTGGACTTTGCCTACCGCGGTGCAGATATTCAAGTAACAACGGCATTTAATAAAAAGCTGAGTGATACCGATTGTGTTTCATGCGGACAATGCGTAGCAGTCTGTCCAACCGGAGCGTTGGTAATCAAATCGGAAACACAAAAAGTTTGGGATGTATTGCTTGATCCAAATAAGCGTGTTGTCTGTCAAATGGCTCCGGCTGTCCGAGTTGCACTCGGCGAAGAATTTGATCTTCCTGCCGGTGAACTGGTTACCGGAAAAGCCTTCGCAGCTCTAAACCGATTAGGTTTTGACTATGTCTATGACACAAGTTTATCTGCAGATATGACTGTTGTCGAAGAAGCAAACGAATTTATGAAACGATTAGAAGATGGCGGTCCATTTCCTATGTTTACCTCTTGTTGTCCAGCATGGGTTAAGTTTGTTGAAAGCAAGCATCCGGATCTTTTGGATAATATCTCTACTTGTAAATCTCCAATGCAGATGCTCGGCGCAGTTTCTAAAAATCATTTTACACAACCAAAGTGGAATGATAAAGAAACCATTATGGTCGCAATTATGCCTTGTACTGCAAAGAAAGCAGAGGTTTCAAGACCGGAATTTGTTCATAAGGGAAAGCGTGATGTTGATATTTGTATCACAACACAAGAATTGGCGTATATGATTCAGGAAGCCGGCATTGATCTTTCCAACCTTACGCCGGAATCTCCTGATATGCCGTTTGGTCTTGCTTCCGGGTCCGGACTCTTATTTGGTGTCACAGGAGGTGTTGCAGAAGCTGTAATTCGTCGTTGCAATGCTGAAAAAACTTCGGAATCACTTCAAGCCATTTCCTATTGCGGGGTTCGTGGTATGGAAGGAATAAAAGAAGCTACGATTGAAGTTGGTGATCGTGAAATTCGAATCGCAGTTGCTCACGGGCTACAAAATGCGGATCAATTAATCAAGCAGATGAAGAGCGGAAGTATCTATTATGACTTTATAGAAGTGATGGCTTGTCCTGGCGGCTGTGTATGCGGCGGCGGTCAGCCAATTGCTAAAAGGCGGCTCACTCGTGAAAAGAGGACAGAAAGCATCTACAATGCAGACGGAATCGCTCAGCTCAAATATTCAGATGAAAATCCACAAGTAAAAAGTCTTTATTCTGCTATGAAACCAGAAGATGTACATCATCTTCTACATGTTCACTATCCAAAGCCGGCATTGAATGATGAATAAAAAATATTCTTTATCAAATCTTTAATGATAATAAAAGCAAAACGAGAACGGTTAAAATCGTTCTCGTTTTGCTTTTTAGCATTAAATAAAAAAAGAGGGAATCTCTCAAGCCATATTCTGACCTTGAATCCCCTCTTTTCTCTTATATTTTTAAAATCCAGTCATACTTTTAGTTTAAGCCTTCAAACGTTTTCATGTAATCCACAACATTTGCTCCTTTAGGAATTGTTGTGTCAACTTTTTCAGTAGAAACCTTTGATTCTGCTTTCATATTCATCGTCATTTCCATTGTATTAGGGATACTCATTACTACATTACAAACAGAGCTCAAAGCATCTCCGCTTACATCCAGATCCATAGAAATATCCTTTGAATTAATGGAAAATTTAACCTTTGTATCCTTTATTTTTCCATCTAGCTCATTCAATTGAATTGTGCAAGAAAAATCAGATTCCTGTAACTCTTTTAACGCTTCTTTGGAAAGCCCTAACTTTTTATCAAGAACAGTATTTAGAGCATTTTTATCAATTGTTAAAGTATGTGTATTGCCTACTGTCTTGAACGCTGCATCTCCAGCAAGTTCTTTTGCAAGAGCATACGTGGTGTTTACATCTTTGTAGGTGTCAACTGTAAAGTCAGCTGAAATGCCACTGATGAATTTTGTAAGAAGTTCAGACAAATTCATATTTCCAGAGAAGCCTTTGCTCATATTCATAATACTTTGGAAATCCATTCCCATTTCTTCATACATAGCGTTCATATCCATCTTATACCATGTATCAGCTTCAACTTTCTGACCTAAGCTTCCCATAACATTGGATAACATCGGACACTTTATGTACATAATACCTGAATCACTCATCTTGATCTGCATCTCAATATTTTTCAATGCATCTTTCATCGGTGCTAATGCAGCTTTTTCTTCTTCAGTCATATCCTGAGACTTGAACAAAGCATCCAAATCCAAAGCCATATTCATAGTCATATCTGCATTCATTCGCTGCTGCAAGGCCGCTAACCTTCCGGAAAAACCGACATTCATTGCTTGTTTAGCATCTAACGGTGACGCAATTTTTACATTTCCATCTAAAGTACCTGTCGTTTTATATGTTTTTTCAGAATCATATTCCACCGCATACGGCATGCTTAGATAAGAAAAATCCTTATCGGCATTTTTAAATATTTTATCAAAATCAATGATAATAACTGCTTTGTTTGCATTGTCCCATCCTACAGAATAACCAAATGCTTCTGCGATAGAACGAGTCGATACATATGTACGGTCGTTTTTCTGGTCAACAAAAGGAGCTACGTCCATCTTTTTGCTCTCTGTCTGCTCACCAGTTGTCACTTTAAGGTCCGTATTTCCAACTGCAAATGAGATGTTTCTATCTCCCAGCTTTGCTGTTACCATCTCTTTTTCTTGATCATATTGAACGGTAGCATCCAATTTTTCTAAAATTGCACGGAATGGTATCATTACTCGGCTATTTACCATTTTAGGTGCCGCATCAGTAAAATCAATCATTTCACCGTTCAACTGAACCTTTATTTGAGTAGATGTCTCCGCAGCAAATACCGTGAGGCTGCTAGAAAATACCATAGTCAAAATTAAGACAAAAGCAAATGCTTTTTTTAGTGTATGAAATTTCATTTCTTTTCCCCCTTATAATACACTTTAATATCTCAAACTCCAACCATATGGAAGGAGTCTATATCTTTTATATTTTATCAGATATGTATTATGTATTCAACTCCCATTTTCCTCATATTTCTATTTCTCATCATTTTTTTTAATTTCTGTTGATGTCTCGCTTTTTTTGGTATATAAAATTCCACATACAACCGCAGTAAGCGGTATCGTCAAAAGAATAGCCGTGCTCCCCACTAGGGCTTGTAATATCTCTGCAATAATTTGCTCTCGATTCAAAAGTTCTGTCATAGAGCTTGTATAGGTAATCAGGAGTAAAACACTGGAAAAGGAACTTCCAATGTATGCCAGTACCAATGTATTTGACATGGTTCCCATAATGTCTCTTCCGATTGTCAAACCACTGCGAACAAGTTTATGAAATGAAATATTCTCCATATGCTGCTGTATTTCATATAAGGAAGATGCTATGTCCATGGCTACATCCATAACGGCTCCCATTGCACCGATTACAATTGCGCCAAAAATTACTGCTTTCAAGTCAATTGGATTTTCAACATTCATCATATGTAAGTAAACGGAATGTTCATCTACGTATCCTGTCATATATAAAAATTGATCCATTCCGACTGTCAGTAAGGCAGACACAATAACACCAAATACACACCCGCAAATAGTTGCAAGCGTTTTTTTTCCCATACCGTTTACAAGCAGCAGCGTCATTATAATGGTATAGATACATGTAAGCAATGAAGTTATGTAAATATTATAACCATTCAATACCGACGGAATAAAAACTGCAAATACAGCCAGACAAGTCAGTGATAAGGATAGAATGGTATTGATTCCTTTTTTTCCACCTAAGATAATCATCAATACAAAGAATAATAGCGACATCCAAATAATGACATTAAGTCTTGCGAAATCGCCGAAAACCCACTCTGTTCCAAATTCCTCCGAAGGATAATTATAAATAATCACTTTATCCTTCAGCTCAATTTCTTTTAACGGCGCATACGATTCATCAAGAATTTGAGAGACAGTAACGGTTTTCCCTCTTTGCTCACCATTTAGGATCTTACATTTAAAAAGAATGGCTCGATTTTTAAATTCCTGTCCTCCAAGTGAATAATCTTTCTGCTGTTCTCCAATTATTTCTACTACATTCGCTTTCGCAGCAGCAGAGTCACTTTCTACAAATAAATCCAAGTCTTTGCTTACGATACGGTTTCCAACAAAAATCAATAAAATCGAGATCGCAAGTGTTAGTATCCAAATCGTATCATTCATCTTCCTTTTTGTTAATTTCATAATATCTCCTATCTTGTATTTTAGCCTCGTAAATAATCAAAACTTCAAATCCTCGCTATTATAACTTTTTTTTTTTTCATCTGTCAAGATAATACGAAAATTAAAGCTTCTATTGAAACTGTCTGCAATAGAAGGATCTTTTTATTACATTTTAAGTGGTAAAAAAGAAAACTGATACATCTGTTTTCCAGGTTAGATGTACCAGTTTTCTTCTTTTGCTATATTTAGATGAGAGTATAAAAGGTATCGTTTTTATAGAGTAATTACGGTCCCTGTTTTTCCTTCTAAAGCATCTACTGCTTTATAAAGTGAAGTGATAATTGCTTTTTTACCAGGGTTTGCTTTTGCAAATTTTACTGCTGCCTGTAC
Proteins encoded in this window:
- a CDS encoding NADH-quinone oxidoreductase subunit NuoF encodes the protein MKIPSLAAFQKRQMDCAKALKLEHKKILVCGGTGCVAGGSLDIYAAFQEIIKKGNFSFVDVQLEKEEKPHVSVKKSGCHGFCEMGPLVRIEPYGILYVKVTKEDVAEIFQETILKGKPVKRLLYHFNGKNHTTEKDIPFYKKQRREVLQHCGLIDAESIEEYIGIGGYTAFTKALFQMSSDEVIEEVVLSKLRGRGGGGFPTGKKWMQVARQKETTRYVVCNGDEGDPGAFMDRSVMEGDPHRMLEGMLIAAVAVRATEGFIYVRAEYPLAVTRLRNAIEQAREWGLLGKNILGSDFSFDIKINQGAGAFVCGEGSALTASIEGDRGMPRVKPPRTVEQGLFSKPTILNNVETFANLPSIILNGNEWFRSMGTPSSPGTKAFALTGNVNNTGLIEVPMGTNLKEIIYEIGGGIKNGKDFKAVQIGGPSGGCLCLDKEHLDLPLDFDSLKSAGAMIGSGGLVVMDSDTCMVEVARFFMSFTQRESCGKCVPCREGTLRMLNILENITKGKGTLEDLDLLEELAETITDTALCGLGKTASLPVISTLKYFRDEYLAHIVDKKCPTKTCKSLSSYVIVADKCKGCSKCSRGCPVNAISGTIKEPFVIDQAKCIKCGACKDACSFAAIEEV
- a CDS encoding [FeFe] hydrogenase, group A, which codes for MNTIATTNHDEFMWIDGLKVKLEGEKNILKVIRKTGIHLPTFCYHSSLSTYGACRMCVVEDERGTVMAACSTLPKNGMSIKTNTKKLLKHRRMILELILANHCRDCTVCEKNDDCELRSLAARLGVKHIRFDNNREIHPVDQSSPSIIRDPSKCILCGDCVRVCSETQGMGILDFAYRGADIQVTTAFNKKLSDTDCVSCGQCVAVCPTGALVIKSETQKVWDVLLDPNKRVVCQMAPAVRVALGEEFDLPAGELVTGKAFAALNRLGFDYVYDTSLSADMTVVEEANEFMKRLEDGGPFPMFTSCCPAWVKFVESKHPDLLDNISTCKSPMQMLGAVSKNHFTQPKWNDKETIMVAIMPCTAKKAEVSRPEFVHKGKRDVDICITTQELAYMIQEAGIDLSNLTPESPDMPFGLASGSGLLFGVTGGVAEAVIRRCNAEKTSESLQAISYCGVRGMEGIKEATIEVGDREIRIAVAHGLQNADQLIKQMKSGSIYYDFIEVMACPGGCVCGGGQPIAKRRLTREKRTESIYNADGIAQLKYSDENPQVKSLYSAMKPEDVHHLLHVHYPKPALNDE
- a CDS encoding YibE/F family protein, with translation MKLTKRKMNDTIWILTLAISILLIFVGNRIVSKDLDLFVESDSAAAKANVVEIIGEQQKDYSLGGQEFKNRAILFKCKILNGEQRGKTVTVSQILDESYAPLKEIELKDKVIIYNYPSEEFGTEWVFGDFARLNVIIWMSLLFFVLMIILGGKKGINTILSLSLTCLAVFAVFIPSVLNGYNIYITSLLTCIYTIIMTLLLVNGMGKKTLATICGCVFGVIVSALLTVGMDQFLYMTGYVDEHSVYLHMMNVENPIDLKAVIFGAIVIGAMGAVMDVAMDIASSLYEIQQHMENISFHKLVRSGLTIGRDIMGTMSNTLVLAYIGSSFSSVLLLITYTSSMTELLNREQIIAEILQALVGSTAILLTIPLTAVVCGILYTKKSETSTEIKKNDEK
- a CDS encoding copper amine oxidase N-terminal domain-containing protein — its product is MKFHTLKKAFAFVLILTMVFSSSLTVFAAETSTQIKVQLNGEMIDFTDAAPKMVNSRVMIPFRAILEKLDATVQYDQEKEMVTAKLGDRNISFAVGNTDLKVTTGEQTESKKMDVAPFVDQKNDRTYVSTRSIAEAFGYSVGWDNANKAVIIIDFDKIFKNADKDFSYLSMPYAVEYDSEKTYKTTGTLDGNVKIASPLDAKQAMNVGFSGRLAALQQRMNADMTMNMALDLDALFKSQDMTEEEKAALAPMKDALKNIEMQIKMSDSGIMYIKCPMLSNVMGSLGQKVEADTWYKMDMNAMYEEMGMDFQSIMNMSKGFSGNMNLSELLTKFISGISADFTVDTYKDVNTTYALAKELAGDAAFKTVGNTHTLTIDKNALNTVLDKKLGLSKEALKELQESDFSCTIQLNELDGKIKDTKVKFSINSKDISMDLDVSGDALSSVCNVVMSIPNTMEMTMNMKAESKVSTEKVDTTIPKGANVVDYMKTFEGLN